In the Gossypium raimondii isolate GPD5lz chromosome 9, ASM2569854v1, whole genome shotgun sequence genome, one interval contains:
- the LOC105799933 gene encoding aquaporin PIP1-2: MEGQGEDVRLGANKYRERQPIGTAAQTQDTKDYKEPPAAPLVEPAELTSWSFYRAGIAEFVATFLFLYITVLTVMGVAKSSTKCSTVGIQGIAWAFGGMIFALVYCTAGISGGHINPAVTFGLFLARKLSLIRAVFYMIMQCLGAICGAAVVKSFQKTQYERLGGGANTVSSGYSKSSGLGAEIVGTFVLVYTVFSATDAKRNARDSHVPILAPLPIGFAVFLVHLATIPVTGTGINPARSLGAALIYNKDQAWDDHWIFWLGPFIGAALAALYHQIVIRAIPFKSK, from the exons ATGGAAGGACAAGGTGAAGATGTTAGGCTGGGAGCAAATAAGTACAGGGAGAGGCAGCCTATAGGAACAGCTGCTCAAACCCAAGATACCAAGGACTACAAGGAACCACCTGCTGCACCACTGGTTGAGCCTGCCGAGTTAACTTCATGGTCCTTTTACAGGGCTGGCATTGCCGAATTCGTTGCCACTTTCTTGTTTCTTTACATCACCGTTTTAACTGTAATGGGTGTCGCTAAATCTTCAACCAAGTGTTCAACTGTTGGGATTCAGGGCATTGCTTGGGCTTTTGGTGGCATGATCTTTGCTCTTGTCTACTGCACTGCTGGCATTTCAG GGGGTCATATTAACCCAGCGGTGACTTTCGGGCTGTTCTTAGCGAGGAAGTTGTCGCTGATAAGAGCAGTCTTTTACATGATAATGCAATGCCTTGGAGCTATATGTGGCGCTGCCGTCGTAAAGAGCTTCCAAAAGACCCAATACGAAAGGCTAGGCGGCGGTGCAAACACGGTTAGCTCGGGATATAGCAAGAGTAGTGGCCTTGGTGCTGAGATTGTTGGTACCTTTGTTCTGGTCTATACGGTCTTCTCCGCCACTGATGCTAAGCGTAATGCACGAGACTCTCACGTCCCT ATCTTGGCACCGCTGCCTATTGGGTTTGCTGTGTTCCTGGTCCACTTGGCAACAATTCCCGTTACTGGAACAGGCATTAATCCAGCTAGGAGCCTCGGCGCAGCTCTTATATACAACAAGGACCAAGCATGGGATGACCAT TGGATATTCTGGTTAGGACCTTTCATTGGAGCAGCCTTAGCAGCTTTGTACCACCAAATAGTGATAAGGGCCATCCCTTTCAAGTCCAAGTAA